Proteins encoded within one genomic window of Akkermansiaceae bacterium:
- the rplL gene encoding 50S ribosomal protein L7/L12 yields the protein MANIETLVEELGKLTVLEAVDLVKKLEETWGVSAAAAVAAAGPAAGPAEAVEEKTEFDVVLTDAGGNKIAVIKAVREVAPGLGLADAKKLVESAPAKIVEGVAKDAAEAAKKKLEEAGAKIELK from the coding sequence ATGGCCAACATCGAAACACTCGTAGAAGAACTCGGCAAGCTCACCGTTCTGGAAGCTGTCGACCTCGTTAAGAAACTTGAAGAAACCTGGGGCGTGTCCGCCGCTGCCGCTGTCGCAGCCGCTGGTCCTGCCGCTGGTCCTGCCGAAGCAGTCGAAGAGAAGACTGAATTCGACGTCGTCCTCACCGATGCAGGTGGCAACAAGATCGCTGTCATCAAGGCAGTCCGTGAAGTTGCTCCGGGCCTTGGTCTCGCTGACGCGAAGAAGCTCGTCGAAAGCGCCCCCGCGAAGATCGTGGAAGGTGTCGCCAAGGACGCTGCCGAAGCAGCCAAGAAGAAACTCGAAGAGGCTGGCGCCAAAATCGAGCTCAAGTAA
- the rplJ gene encoding 50S ribosomal protein L10 produces the protein MSNPDKKIIIDGVLERVNASPYLIVVDYTGLTVTQFTELRNRLGAAGAKALVAKNSYVKKALAEAGLPDIAESLVGQTAFITGDSEVFAAAKVVKNFEKEFKKPEFKIGILDGAVLSAEKLQSIADIPSREAVLAQLLGLINEPATRIARVLNAKFNPDANEAKADEEAAAE, from the coding sequence ATGAGCAATCCCGATAAGAAAATCATCATCGACGGTGTGCTGGAGCGCGTGAATGCGTCCCCTTATCTCATCGTCGTGGACTACACCGGCCTGACCGTGACCCAGTTCACGGAGCTGCGCAACCGCCTCGGTGCCGCTGGTGCCAAGGCCCTTGTTGCCAAGAACAGCTACGTCAAGAAAGCGCTCGCCGAAGCCGGTCTTCCGGACATCGCCGAGAGCCTGGTCGGCCAGACCGCCTTCATCACCGGTGACAGCGAGGTTTTCGCCGCCGCCAAGGTGGTGAAGAACTTCGAGAAGGAGTTCAAGAAGCCGGAATTCAAGATCGGTATCCTCGATGGTGCCGTTCTCTCCGCTGAGAAACTCCAGTCCATCGCCGACATTCCTTCCCGCGAAGCGGTTCTTGCGCAACTCCTCGGCCTCATCAACGAGCCGGCGACCCGCATTGCCCGCGTCCTCAACGCGAAGTTCAACCCGGATGCCAACGAGGCGAAAGCCGACGAAGAGGCGGCAGCCGAATAA
- the rplA gene encoding 50S ribosomal protein L1 has product MAKHRSKRYKKAAALVSAGKSYSLTDAISTLKEFPAPKFTPTVTLSFHLGVDPRKSDQMVRGSVSLPHGTGKNVRVAVFASGAAAEAAIAAGAEHVGFEDLIKKVQEGFTDFDSAIATPDAMTEVRKIARVLGPRGLMPNPKTGTVTDDVAKAVKEVKAGRIDFKLDKNGNVAGSIGKSSFSPAELAENARAFVDGVVRAKPASAKGNYIQSVTLAGTMLPGLPLEAATYTKVTA; this is encoded by the coding sequence ATGGCCAAACACCGCAGCAAACGCTACAAAAAGGCAGCCGCCCTTGTCTCCGCAGGCAAGAGCTATTCCCTCACCGATGCGATCAGCACCCTGAAGGAATTCCCGGCTCCGAAATTCACCCCGACCGTCACCCTTTCGTTCCACCTCGGCGTGGACCCACGGAAGAGCGACCAGATGGTCCGTGGTTCCGTCTCCCTTCCCCACGGCACCGGCAAGAACGTCCGTGTCGCGGTCTTCGCCTCCGGTGCGGCTGCTGAAGCGGCCATCGCCGCTGGTGCGGAGCACGTCGGCTTCGAAGACCTCATCAAGAAGGTCCAGGAAGGTTTCACGGACTTCGACTCCGCGATCGCCACTCCTGACGCGATGACCGAAGTCCGGAAGATCGCCCGGGTTCTCGGACCCCGCGGCCTCATGCCGAACCCGAAGACCGGCACCGTCACCGACGACGTCGCCAAGGCTGTCAAGGAAGTGAAGGCCGGCCGGATCGACTTCAAGCTCGACAAGAACGGCAACGTCGCCGGTTCCATCGGCAAGTCCAGCTTCAGCCCCGCTGAACTGGCTGAGAACGCCCGCGCCTTCGTTGATGGCGTGGTCCGTGCGAAGCCCGCTTCCGCAAAGGGTAACTACATCCAGTCCGTGACCCTGGCCGGCACCATGCTGCCAGGTCTGCCGCTGGAAGCAGCCACCTACACCAAAGTCACCGCTTAA
- the rplK gene encoding 50S ribosomal protein L11, giving the protein MAKEVVKIIKLQIKAGAANPSPPVGPALGQAGVNIMGFCKEFNAATQAQAGDVLPVVISVYKDKSFSFVTKKPPAGNLLKKAAGLASGSKEPHKIKVGKISKEKLMEVVAIKMPDLNTKDPEAAARILAGTARQMGLEVEGY; this is encoded by the coding sequence ATGGCCAAGGAAGTCGTAAAAATCATCAAGCTCCAGATCAAGGCAGGAGCCGCCAACCCTTCACCACCCGTCGGTCCCGCTCTTGGTCAAGCCGGTGTGAACATCATGGGTTTCTGTAAGGAATTCAACGCCGCCACCCAGGCCCAGGCGGGCGATGTGCTTCCGGTCGTGATTTCCGTCTACAAGGACAAGTCCTTCTCGTTCGTCACCAAGAAACCCCCGGCCGGCAACCTGCTGAAGAAAGCCGCCGGTCTTGCTTCCGGTTCCAAGGAGCCGCACAAGATCAAGGTTGGCAAGATCTCCAAGGAGAAGCTCATGGAGGTTGTCGCGATCAAGATGCCCGACCTCAACACCAAGGACCCGGAAGCAGCCGCCCGCATCCTCGCAGGCACCGCCCGCCAGATGGGTCTCGAAGTCGAAGGCTACTGA
- the nusG gene encoding transcription termination/antitermination factor NusG translates to MPDTAPFKDQWYVVQVLSGQEQRVRDRIQRQAKEEEMTDYIREVLVPTEMVSEIRRGKKTETKRKFFPGYIIVNMHLISEDNQLVEKTWFFIKEMEGVIGFAGTKDRPIPMRPREVEAMLSQIQEREQNVRPAISFEVGDTVKVADGPFQSQNGIVEEIDPERGKLRVSVTIFGRSTPVELEYWQVERA, encoded by the coding sequence ATGCCCGATACAGCGCCATTCAAAGACCAGTGGTATGTCGTCCAGGTTCTCTCCGGCCAGGAGCAGCGGGTCCGTGACCGGATCCAGCGCCAGGCGAAGGAAGAGGAGATGACGGACTACATCCGCGAGGTGCTGGTTCCGACGGAAATGGTTTCCGAAATCCGCCGCGGCAAAAAGACCGAGACGAAGCGCAAGTTCTTCCCGGGTTACATCATCGTCAACATGCACCTCATTTCCGAGGACAACCAGCTCGTCGAGAAGACCTGGTTCTTCATCAAGGAAATGGAAGGGGTGATCGGCTTCGCCGGCACCAAGGACCGCCCGATCCCGATGCGTCCGCGCGAGGTGGAGGCGATGCTTTCCCAGATCCAGGAGCGCGAACAGAATGTCCGCCCCGCCATCAGCTTCGAAGTCGGTGACACCGTCAAGGTGGCGGATGGTCCCTTCCAAAGCCAGAACGGCATTGTCGAAGAAATCGACCCGGAGCGCGGCAAGCTGCGTGTTTCGGTCACCATCTTCGGCCGCAGCACGCCGGTCGAACTCGAATACTGGCAGGTCGAGCGCGCCTGA
- a CDS encoding preprotein translocase subunit SecE yields the protein MVLFAKNFARVSTFVSEVKGELKKASWPWESDPKIKGFRKYKELVDSTVVVLIAMILLAGFVQFWDYIHVAVITFLTNFGR from the coding sequence ATCGTCCTTTTCGCCAAAAATTTCGCCAGGGTAAGCACCTTTGTCAGCGAGGTGAAGGGCGAGCTCAAGAAGGCGAGCTGGCCTTGGGAGTCCGACCCGAAGATCAAGGGCTTCCGCAAATACAAGGAACTGGTCGATTCCACCGTCGTGGTGCTGATCGCCATGATCCTGCTCGCCGGTTTCGTCCAGTTCTGGGACTACATCCACGTCGCGGTGATCACCTTCCTCACCAACTTTGGCCGCTGA
- the tuf gene encoding elongation factor Tu yields MAKEAFKRNKPHVNIGTIGHVDHGKTTLTAAITNTLADKGFAEKKSYADIDAAPEERERGITINTAHVEYETDKRHYAHVDCPGHADYVKNMITGAAQMDGAILVVSAADGPMPQTREHILLARQVGVPALVVFMNKVDLVDDEELLELVEMEVRDLLSSYEFPGDDIPIVKGSAKAALEGDAAQKENIFKLMDAVDSYIPEPERPIDKTFLMPIEDVFSIEGRGTVCTGRVERGIIKKMEEVEIVGIRDTQKTTVTDIEMFRKLLDEGRAGDNVGLLIRGLKKDQVERGQVIAKPGTVKGHTVFKSEIYVLSKEEGGRHTPFFSNYRPQFYFRTTDVTGSIKLPEGVEMVMPGDNINLEVELITPIAMEQTMRFAIREGGRTVGAGRVGEIIK; encoded by the coding sequence ATGGCCAAAGAAGCATTCAAGCGCAACAAGCCGCACGTTAACATCGGAACCATCGGTCACGTTGACCACGGCAAGACCACCCTCACCGCAGCGATCACCAACACGCTGGCGGACAAAGGTTTTGCTGAAAAGAAAAGCTATGCGGACATCGACGCTGCTCCGGAAGAGCGCGAGCGTGGTATCACCATCAACACCGCCCACGTCGAATACGAAACCGACAAGCGCCACTACGCCCACGTTGACTGCCCCGGCCACGCCGACTACGTGAAGAACATGATCACCGGTGCTGCCCAGATGGACGGCGCGATCCTCGTGGTTTCCGCCGCTGACGGCCCGATGCCGCAGACCCGTGAGCACATCCTCCTCGCCCGCCAGGTCGGCGTGCCTGCTCTGGTTGTCTTCATGAACAAGGTTGACCTTGTTGACGACGAAGAACTCCTCGAGCTGGTTGAGATGGAAGTCCGCGACCTTCTTTCCTCCTACGAGTTCCCAGGCGACGACATCCCGATCGTCAAGGGTTCCGCCAAGGCCGCCCTCGAAGGCGACGCCGCCCAGAAGGAGAACATCTTCAAGCTCATGGACGCTGTGGATTCCTACATCCCTGAGCCGGAGCGCCCGATCGACAAGACCTTCCTCATGCCGATCGAAGACGTGTTCTCCATCGAAGGTCGCGGAACCGTCTGCACCGGCCGTGTCGAGCGTGGTATCATCAAGAAGATGGAAGAAGTCGAGATCGTCGGCATCCGCGACACCCAGAAGACCACCGTCACCGACATCGAAATGTTCCGCAAGCTGCTCGACGAAGGTCGTGCGGGTGACAACGTCGGCCTCCTCATCCGCGGTCTGAAGAAGGACCAGGTCGAGCGCGGCCAGGTCATCGCCAAGCCGGGCACCGTGAAGGGCCACACCGTCTTCAAGTCGGAGATCTACGTTCTCTCGAAGGAAGAAGGCGGCCGCCACACCCCGTTCTTCTCGAACTATCGCCCTCAGTTCTACTTCCGCACCACCGACGTGACCGGCAGCATCAAGCTTCCGGAAGGTGTCGAAATGGTGATGCCAGGTGACAACATCAACCTGGAAGTCGAACTCATCACCCCGATCGCCATGGAGCAGACCATGCGCTTCGCGATCCGTGAAGGTGGCCGCACCGTTGGCGCAGGCCGCGTCGGTGAGATCATCAAGTAA
- a CDS encoding TIGR00282 family metallophosphoesterase: MSSIRILFLGDVVGEPGRKAVIGQLPVLKQEKGLDFIIVNGENAAGGRGITPRITIDLLRAGAAVVTTGDHVWDQQEIVEYFPTEPRLLRPINYPEGTPGQGSVILETAKGKVAVVQVQGRSFMQPPLENPFLAMEAEVGRLHGLGVKVIVAEIHAETTSEKIAMGRMLDGKVSLVVGTHTHVQTADDVIFPGGTGYLTDAGMCGPEESILGRSIESVVWRFKSNMPTRFPVAKGVVRICGVIVDVDVESGTCLHIEKLSLLLKEEMEESTSSKA, translated from the coding sequence ATGTCATCGATTCGTATTTTATTTCTGGGGGATGTGGTGGGTGAGCCCGGCAGGAAAGCGGTCATCGGACAGCTCCCTGTCTTGAAACAAGAGAAGGGCCTCGATTTTATCATCGTGAACGGCGAGAACGCCGCCGGGGGCAGGGGGATCACCCCCCGCATCACCATCGACCTGCTGCGGGCAGGAGCTGCGGTCGTGACGACCGGAGACCACGTCTGGGATCAGCAGGAGATCGTCGAGTATTTCCCGACCGAGCCGCGTCTCCTTCGCCCCATCAACTATCCGGAAGGAACTCCGGGGCAGGGGAGTGTCATCCTTGAGACGGCGAAGGGGAAGGTGGCCGTGGTTCAGGTCCAGGGCCGCTCCTTCATGCAGCCACCGCTGGAGAACCCGTTTCTGGCCATGGAGGCGGAAGTCGGGCGCTTGCACGGGCTGGGGGTGAAGGTCATCGTCGCCGAGATCCACGCGGAAACCACCAGCGAGAAGATCGCGATGGGCCGCATGCTGGACGGAAAGGTTTCCCTGGTCGTTGGTACTCATACGCATGTGCAGACCGCGGACGATGTGATCTTTCCCGGAGGCACCGGCTACCTGACGGATGCAGGGATGTGCGGGCCGGAGGAGTCCATCCTCGGGCGCAGCATCGAGTCGGTCGTGTGGCGCTTCAAATCGAACATGCCTACACGATTCCCTGTGGCAAAAGGAGTTGTGAGGATTTGTGGCGTGATCGTTGACGTGGATGTGGAGAGCGGAACCTGCCTGCACATTGAAAAATTGTCGCTGCTGCTGAAGGAAGAGATGGAGGAATCCACTTCTTCGAAGGCGTAA
- a CDS encoding N-acetylmuramoyl-L-alanine amidase, translating to MPSFLLRYFPIFVLTGAFVAVVMLYLKLKREAVVPPPEIPEIVETEIIPEKPALSPLAQPPDWQSLAPFQRTITRSDFERLLTTVFTVGDNWKNYILLTETNAVIKTTDGGIFILQFAEEAVPAPKSWKATSELPAAPADQPLQDLHIAIDPGHIGGEWAKMEERWFIHEGGTPVTEGDMTLAVAKLLKPKLEALGARVSLVRDKPEPVTTIRPEALIQDAEATSATQEPESISRLAQRLFYRTAEIHSRAEIVNGQLKPDLVLCLHFNAEAWGDPNTPTLIPRTHLHLILNGAYNNEEVALADQRFTMIKKLLSHTHEEEAFVGSTIADTYAEISQLPPYVYPPGGSVLSVGGHPFLWARNLLANRLYDCPVIYMEPYVMNSTLDYARIQAGDYDGVKEIEGQLRPSIFREYADALAEGLRRHYSAHRAKAD from the coding sequence ATGCCGTCCTTTCTGCTCCGCTATTTCCCCATTTTCGTGCTCACCGGGGCGTTCGTTGCCGTTGTCATGCTTTATCTGAAGCTGAAACGGGAGGCTGTCGTCCCGCCACCGGAGATTCCGGAAATCGTTGAAACCGAGATCATCCCGGAAAAACCCGCGCTGTCCCCGCTGGCGCAGCCGCCGGACTGGCAGTCCCTTGCCCCTTTCCAAAGGACCATCACCCGTTCCGACTTCGAGCGGCTGCTGACCACTGTCTTCACGGTCGGGGACAACTGGAAGAACTACATCCTTCTCACCGAAACCAACGCGGTCATCAAGACGACGGACGGCGGGATCTTCATCCTCCAGTTCGCGGAGGAAGCCGTGCCTGCCCCGAAAAGCTGGAAAGCGACCTCCGAACTGCCAGCCGCCCCGGCGGACCAGCCGCTCCAGGATCTCCACATCGCGATCGACCCCGGCCACATCGGCGGAGAGTGGGCGAAGATGGAGGAACGGTGGTTCATCCACGAAGGCGGCACGCCTGTCACCGAGGGCGACATGACCCTGGCGGTGGCCAAGCTCCTGAAGCCCAAACTGGAGGCTCTCGGCGCGCGCGTCTCCCTCGTCCGGGACAAGCCGGAACCCGTGACCACCATCCGGCCGGAGGCCCTTATCCAGGATGCGGAGGCCACCTCCGCCACGCAGGAACCGGAATCCATTTCCAGGCTGGCCCAGCGGCTTTTCTACCGGACCGCGGAGATCCACTCCCGTGCGGAGATCGTCAACGGCCAGCTCAAGCCGGACCTGGTGCTGTGCCTGCATTTCAACGCGGAGGCGTGGGGCGATCCGAATACCCCCACCCTCATCCCACGGACCCATCTCCACCTGATCCTGAACGGAGCCTACAACAACGAAGAGGTCGCTTTGGCGGACCAGCGTTTCACCATGATCAAAAAGCTGCTCTCCCATACCCACGAGGAGGAAGCCTTCGTCGGCAGCACCATCGCGGACACCTACGCGGAGATCAGCCAGCTCCCCCCCTACGTCTATCCGCCGGGCGGCAGCGTGCTTTCCGTGGGCGGCCACCCTTTCCTCTGGGCGCGGAACCTTCTCGCCAACCGGCTCTACGACTGCCCGGTCATCTACATGGAGCCTTACGTGATGAACTCCACCCTCGACTACGCCCGCATCCAGGCCGGGGACTATGACGGGGTGAAGGAAATCGAAGGCCAGCTCCGTCCGTCGATTTTCCGGGAGTATGCGGACGCCCTCGCCGAGGGCCTGCGCCGGCACTACTCGGCTCATCGGGCGAAGGCCGACTGA
- a CDS encoding c-type cytochrome, with protein sequence MSYSRGIPAKSMRPIFCCLPLLFAGHLHAQDEGQLYTTYCSACHGSDGKGVPAANSPPLSESPWVAGPPDRAVKVVLHGLEGPIEVLGKSYNLTMPPQGAVLPDDVVAAILTYVRSSFGNGESAVSADLVKSIRAATATREKAWTAPEILKLHPLPKEPSALKNLISRTYFGNWKDLPDFSKLTSANVEEEHDGIISLDQATKRGEHFGMVWEADFEAEKDGDYEFYFDADDGGRVLINGKRIAEIKGLGPMNGSRSKTGKIKLAKGLHPIRIEYYEVTQNDGIQLGWKGPEMKDFKWVSKDTASNTKKWKEILLTPKDRPIIYRNFIAGSTARAIGVGFPGGVNLVWSADNLEPTLVWKGDFIDAGRHWTDRGQGNQEPAGKTVVKLSDKRLLPDDAVFKGFVLDSAGNPAFRIQIGDQILTDAWERGEKDTLIRTLTLSDGPAKLPFALNSLPPGDRLRISGTQDGIRETAGRHEVELVPGQPRRVFYSFAP encoded by the coding sequence ATGTCCTATTCCCGAGGCATTCCGGCGAAATCCATGCGGCCGATCTTCTGCTGCCTCCCTCTCCTTTTTGCCGGCCATCTCCATGCACAGGACGAAGGCCAGCTCTACACCACCTACTGTTCCGCCTGCCACGGCTCTGACGGGAAAGGCGTCCCGGCGGCGAATTCCCCTCCCCTTTCGGAAAGCCCGTGGGTCGCAGGCCCGCCGGACCGCGCGGTGAAGGTGGTGCTGCACGGGCTGGAAGGCCCCATCGAGGTGCTCGGCAAATCCTACAATCTCACGATGCCTCCCCAAGGCGCGGTGCTGCCGGACGACGTCGTCGCTGCGATCCTCACCTATGTCCGCTCCTCCTTTGGCAATGGGGAATCCGCGGTATCCGCCGACCTTGTGAAATCCATCCGCGCGGCGACAGCCACCCGGGAGAAAGCCTGGACCGCTCCGGAGATCCTCAAGCTCCACCCGCTGCCAAAGGAGCCGTCCGCCCTCAAGAACCTCATCTCCCGCACCTACTTCGGAAACTGGAAAGACCTGCCCGACTTCTCCAAACTCACCTCCGCCAACGTCGAGGAGGAACATGACGGCATCATCAGCCTCGACCAGGCCACCAAGCGCGGCGAGCACTTCGGCATGGTATGGGAGGCGGATTTCGAAGCGGAAAAGGACGGCGACTACGAATTCTATTTCGATGCGGATGACGGCGGACGGGTTCTCATCAATGGCAAGAGGATCGCCGAGATCAAGGGCCTCGGCCCGATGAACGGCAGCCGCTCCAAGACCGGAAAGATCAAGCTGGCGAAGGGACTGCATCCCATCCGGATCGAATACTACGAAGTGACCCAGAACGACGGCATCCAGCTCGGCTGGAAAGGGCCGGAAATGAAGGACTTCAAATGGGTTTCCAAGGACACGGCCTCCAATACGAAAAAGTGGAAGGAGATCCTGCTGACACCGAAGGACCGCCCCATCATCTACCGGAACTTCATCGCGGGCAGCACCGCCCGCGCGATCGGTGTCGGTTTCCCCGGGGGCGTGAATCTCGTCTGGTCCGCGGATAATCTGGAACCAACTCTGGTCTGGAAGGGGGACTTCATTGATGCCGGACGTCACTGGACGGACCGAGGCCAGGGCAACCAGGAACCTGCCGGCAAAACGGTCGTGAAACTATCGGACAAACGCCTGTTGCCCGACGATGCGGTCTTCAAAGGCTTCGTTCTCGATTCCGCCGGAAATCCGGCGTTCCGGATCCAGATCGGTGACCAGATTCTCACGGATGCCTGGGAGCGGGGGGAAAAGGATACGCTGATCCGCACCCTCACTCTGAGCGATGGTCCGGCAAAGCTTCCTTTCGCCCTCAACAGCCTCCCGCCGGGAGACCGGCTGCGGATCAGCGGCACCCAGGACGGAATCCGGGAAACCGCAGGCCGCCATGAAGTGGAACTGGTTCCGGGACAACCACGCAGGGTCTTCTACTCGTTCGCTCCCTGA
- a CDS encoding spermine synthase — protein MSTTASSSEEQMAELSCATLPPRPRILIGGLGFGFTLKRVLELTGPDAAVHVSELMPEIVAWNREHLSEVNGRLLDDPRVTTLVRDVYDIIGKASGPDRYHAILLDVDNGPDPFVQKGNERLYQGSGLVRIKAALQPGGRVIFWSAHQDKSFVKTLSRTFKNVEAISAKAYPKAKRFTHTLFIADRD, from the coding sequence ATGAGCACCACCGCCTCCTCCTCCGAGGAGCAGATGGCGGAACTTTCCTGCGCCACGCTTCCGCCCCGGCCCCGCATTCTCATCGGCGGCCTTGGCTTCGGCTTCACGCTGAAGCGCGTCCTGGAGCTCACCGGCCCGGATGCCGCCGTCCACGTGTCCGAACTCATGCCGGAGATCGTCGCCTGGAACCGCGAGCACCTTTCCGAAGTCAACGGCAGGCTGCTCGACGACCCGCGAGTCACCACCCTCGTCCGCGACGTCTATGACATCATCGGCAAGGCATCCGGCCCCGACCGCTACCACGCCATCCTGCTGGACGTTGACAACGGTCCCGATCCCTTTGTCCAGAAAGGCAACGAGCGCCTCTACCAAGGCTCCGGCCTCGTCCGGATCAAGGCAGCCCTCCAGCCTGGGGGCCGCGTCATCTTCTGGTCCGCCCACCAGGACAAGTCCTTCGTCAAAACCCTCTCCAGGACGTTCAAGAACGTCGAGGCGATCAGCGCCAAGGCCTACCCGAAGGCGAAACGCTTCACCCATACGCTGTTCATCGCGGACCGCGATTGA
- a CDS encoding PEP-CTERM sorting domain-containing protein, with the protein MKSLLAATVIGFQLVGTGFSQATTVLYTTDFPGTATQPGDWTVIDGGTVTGTGVGWRIDDNGAYRYQNPDTGINALSHYTGPLEGGIAYNELTDFTIEATVRRSSGSVVGLAGRISTSNTYYHARIINVSSIPRLQLYKFVGGSPAVQLGSNVTLDPTYVADAAWRLVMDFNGTTISAYAYDESNTLAASIVVTDSSIASGSAGVRAQGTGRYESFTISIVPEPSSALLAGLGLLGAAAVRRRI; encoded by the coding sequence ATGAAAAGTCTTCTCGCTGCCACTGTTATCGGCTTCCAGCTTGTCGGAACCGGATTTTCCCAGGCTACGACGGTTCTCTATACGACGGACTTCCCGGGGACGGCCACCCAGCCTGGCGATTGGACGGTGATCGATGGCGGGACAGTGACCGGCACCGGAGTAGGCTGGCGCATTGATGACAACGGTGCCTATCGATACCAGAATCCGGATACCGGGATAAATGCCCTCTCCCACTACACAGGGCCTCTTGAGGGTGGAATCGCTTACAACGAGCTGACGGATTTCACGATTGAGGCCACCGTGAGGAGGTCGAGCGGGTCCGTGGTCGGGCTTGCGGGGCGGATTTCAACGTCCAACACCTATTATCATGCACGGATCATCAACGTGAGCAGCATCCCGCGACTCCAGTTGTACAAGTTTGTGGGCGGTTCGCCTGCGGTGCAGCTTGGATCGAACGTAACGCTGGATCCCACCTACGTCGCGGACGCGGCGTGGCGGCTCGTGATGGATTTCAACGGCACCACCATTTCCGCCTACGCGTATGACGAATCCAATACGCTGGCCGCCTCGATCGTTGTGACTGACTCCTCCATTGCTTCAGGATCTGCCGGAGTGAGGGCCCAGGGCACGGGCCGCTACGAGAGTTTCACCATCAGCATCGTGCCGGAGCCTTCGTCGGCCCTGCTCGCGGGCCTGGGTCTGCTCGGTGCGGCTGCGGTCCGGAGAAGGATCTGA
- the hprK gene encoding HPr(Ser) kinase/phosphatase, with protein sequence MTPRVKTVASITVGKFFENHAEALGLTLHGESVGFDRPISEPAINRPGLALAGFFSYFAPKRVQVLGNSELSYLKKLPEAMRADRFRRMCDRDIPCIVIARGATIGEDLMAVAKEHSIPVFGTSQVTMKFLNAATIRLEHEFAPSVTMHGCMVDMRGVGVLIIGKSGSGKSETAIGLLERGASLVADDMVRIKLVGGELTATAPDLSRGYMEIRGIGVINVANLYGLASIRPEKRVDLVVTLKPQADLNEVDRLGLQQKTHEILGQHITHVEIPVGPGRDTARMVSIAALDQQLRRLGYNMADEFNQKLLSHMAGMNAGPMR encoded by the coding sequence ATGACCCCACGCGTCAAAACCGTCGCCTCCATCACCGTCGGAAAGTTCTTCGAGAACCATGCCGAAGCCCTCGGCCTCACCCTCCACGGTGAAAGTGTCGGCTTTGACCGGCCGATCAGCGAACCGGCGATCAACCGTCCCGGCCTGGCACTCGCCGGCTTCTTCTCCTACTTCGCGCCGAAGCGGGTCCAGGTGCTGGGAAACTCCGAACTTTCCTACCTGAAGAAGCTGCCGGAGGCCATGCGCGCCGACCGTTTCCGCCGGATGTGCGACCGTGACATCCCCTGCATCGTCATCGCGCGCGGAGCCACCATCGGGGAGGACCTGATGGCGGTGGCGAAGGAGCATTCCATCCCGGTCTTCGGCACCTCCCAGGTGACGATGAAGTTCCTCAACGCGGCGACGATCCGCCTGGAGCACGAGTTCGCACCCAGTGTCACGATGCACGGCTGTATGGTGGACATGCGCGGCGTGGGCGTGCTGATCATCGGCAAGAGCGGCTCCGGAAAATCCGAAACCGCGATCGGCCTGCTGGAACGCGGGGCGTCCCTGGTGGCGGATGACATGGTGCGCATCAAGCTGGTGGGCGGCGAACTGACCGCCACCGCGCCCGACCTTTCCCGCGGCTACATGGAGATCCGCGGCATCGGCGTGATCAACGTGGCCAACCTCTACGGACTGGCCTCCATCCGCCCGGAGAAGCGCGTCGATCTGGTCGTGACGCTCAAGCCGCAGGCGGACCTCAATGAAGTGGACCGCCTGGGCCTCCAGCAGAAAACCCACGAGATTCTCGGCCAGCACATCACCCACGTGGAGATCCCCGTCGGTCCCGGACGGGACACCGCCCGGATGGTTTCCATCGCCGCGCTGGACCAACAGCTCCGCCGCTTGGGCTACAACATGGCGGACGAGTTCAACCAGAAGCTCCTCAGCCACATGGCGGGCATGAATGCCGGGCCGATGAGGTGA